One Setaria viridis chromosome 3, Setaria_viridis_v4.0, whole genome shotgun sequence DNA window includes the following coding sequences:
- the LOC117848056 gene encoding uncharacterized protein, giving the protein MSGARHDHAGSHHQHHLSGDFQFHDELVSLFAQRPDAPATPMMQQPWFTDYLQATAPTPLDYDAFAGDFDVPAVDEVVKRELVVDTTGGAAAGSGGGATTVPLTPNSMSMSSTSSEACGAGAGAGEESAAGKCKKEEGEESKDGSSAAKGDVEGEEKNKKGAAKGKGKGEKRPRQPRFAFMTKSEVDHLEDGYRWRKYGQKAVKNSPFPRSYYRCTTQKCPVKKRVERSYQDAAVVITTYEGKHTHPIPATLRGSSHLLAAHHHAGLHHPHFRMPLPPPALGALAFRPGGGAGNAFDALGLLQPPPPQGQGHHHAMPQQLVTGAGAAAVSTGFQQVNAAIASQHALPDHQHDLAAGTTAATATAAASAPLRMQHFMAQDYAGLLQDMFPSFLHNNDDGDTHHHH; this is encoded by the exons ATGTCGGGCGCGAGGCATGACCACGCCGGcagccaccaccagcaccacctctCCGGGGACTTCCAGTTCCACGACGAGCTCGTGTCGCTGTTCGCGCAGCGGCCCGacgcgccggcgacgccgatGATGCAGCAGCCATGGTTCACGGACTACCTGCAGGCGACCGCGCCGACGCCGCTGGACTACGACGCCTTCGCGGGGGACTTCGACGTGCCGGCCGTGGACGAGGTCGTGAAGAGGGAGCTCGTGGTGGACACtaccggcggcgctgctgccggCAGCGGGGGCGGGGCGACGACGGTGCCGCTCACGCCGAATAGCATGTcgatgtcgtcgacgtcgagcgaggcctgcggcgccggcgccggagcgggCGAGGAGTCCGCGGCTGGGAAGTGcaagaaggaggagggggaggagagcaAGGACGGATCGTCGGCGGCCAAGGGAGATGTGGAAGGggaggagaagaacaagaaagg GGCGGCgaagggcaagggcaaggggGAGAagcggccgcggcagccgcggTTCGCGTTCATGACCAAGAGCGAGGTCGACCACCTCGAGGACGGCTACCGGTGGCGCAAGTACGGCCAGAAAGCCGTCAAGAACAGCCCATTTCCGAG GAGCTACTACCGGTGCACCACGCAGAAGTGCCCGGTGAAGAAGCGGGTGGAGCGGTCGTACCAGGACGCGGCGGTCGTGATCACCACATACGAGGGCAAGCACACGCACCCCATCCCGGCCACGCTGCGCGGGAGCTCgcacctcctcgccgcgcaccaCCACGCGGGGCTCCACCACCCGCACTTCCggatgccgctgccgccgccggcgctcggcGCCCTCGCCTTCAGgcccggaggcggcgccggcaacGCCTTCGACGCGCTCGGcctcctgcagccgccgccgccgcagggccAGGGCCACCACCACGCCATGCCGCAGCAGCTAGTGaccggcgcgggcgccgccgcagtCTCCACCGGGTTTCAGCAGGTGAACGCCGCCATTGCCAGCCAACACGCGCTGCCTGACCACCAGCATGACCTGGCTGCCGGTACTACTGCTGCCACCGCTACGGCGGCAGCTAGCGCTCCGCTCCGGATGCAGCACTTCATGGCGCAGGACTATGCTGGCCTCTTGCAGGACATGTTTCCATCCTTCCTTCACAACAACGACGATGGCGACACTCATCACCACCATTGA